One region of Anser cygnoides isolate HZ-2024a breed goose chromosome 22, Taihu_goose_T2T_genome, whole genome shotgun sequence genomic DNA includes:
- the LOC136786731 gene encoding heat shock protein beta-11-like, whose protein sequence is MLCRMHLAPFASSSLATRLGTVKTLWPHAETIFSELQQEMEKARQFMSSFEQLLSSQGPIAAERAPSAGAVATQGSGEGFSVCQDVKNFAPEELSVKVVGRKVVLVGQKETQNVDEKGSFSYKYEVLKREWDVPEEVDAEALSCSLSKEGQLRIEAPRLALPAAPERNVPIQVSPAAPQPGAASEDGAASKTQA, encoded by the coding sequence aTGCTTTGCCGAATGCACCTCGCTCCATTCGCCTCCAGCTCCCTGGCCACCCGGCTGGGCACGGTGAAGACCCTCTGGCCGCATGCTGAGACCATCTTCAgcgagctgcagcaggagatggaGAAAGCTCGGCAGTTCATGAGCAGCTTCGAGCAGCTCCTGAGCAGCCAAGGACCCATCGCCGCCGAGCGAGCCCCGAGCGCCGGCGCGGTTGCCACCCAGGGCTCCGGGGAGGGTTTCTCCGTCTGCCAGGACGTGAAGAACTTTGCCCCCGAGGAGCTGTCGGTGAAGGTGGTGGGCAGGAaggtggtgctggtggggcagAAGGAGACGCAGAACGTCGACGAGAAGGGCTCCTTCTCCTACAAGTACGAGGTGCTGAAGCGCGAGTGGGACGTGCCCGAGGAGGTGGACGCCGAGGCCCTGAGCTGCTCCCTGTCCAAGGAGGGGCAGCTCCGCATCGAAGCCCCCCGGCTGGCCCTGCCGGCCGCCCCGGAGAGGAACGTGCCCATCCAGGtcagccccgcagcgccgcaGCCCGGAGCAGCCTCCGAGGATGGAGCCGCCAGCAAAACCCAGGCGTGA
- the RAB5C gene encoding ras-related protein Rab-5C, giving the protein MAGRGGAARPNGPAAGNKICQFKLVLLGESAVGKSSLVLRFVKGQFHEYQESTIGAAFLTQTVCLDDTTVKFEIWDTAGQERYHSLAPMYYRGAQAAIVVYDITNTDTFVRAKNWVKELQRQASPNIVIALAGNKADLATKRAVDFQDAQTYADDNSLLFMETSAKTAMNVNEIFMAIAKKLPKNEPQNAPGGPGRNRVVDLQESSQPSRSQCCSN; this is encoded by the exons ATGGCAGGTCGAGGTGGAGCTGCTCGACCGAATGGACCAGCCGCCGGGAACAAAATCTGCCAGTTCAAACTTGTTCTCTTAGGAGAGTCGGCAGTGGGGAAATCCAGCCTCGTTCTGCGCTTCGTGAAGGGGCAGTTCCACGAGTACCAGGAGAGCACGATTGGAG CTGCCTTCCTAACGCAGACGGTCTGTCTGGATGACACGACGGTGAAGTTTGAAATCTGGGATACGGCAGGGCAAGAACGGTATCACAGCCTGGCGCCCATGTACTACCGGGGTGCCCAGGCAGCCATTGTCGTCTACGACATCACTAACACA GACACATTTGTACGAGCCAAGAACTGGGTGAAAGAGTTGCAGAGGCAGGCTAGCCCCAATATCGTAATTGCACTAGCAGGAAATAAGGCAGACCTTGCTACCAAGAGAGCCGTGGACTTCCAG GATGCACAAACATATGCAGATGACAACAGCTTGCTGTTCATGGAGACGTCGGCGAAGACAGCGATGAATGTGAACGAAATCTTCATGGCAATAG CCAAGAAACTGCCAAAAAATGAACCCCAGAACGCTCCGGGTGGTCCGGGCAGGAATCGGGTGGTGGACCTTCAGGAGAGCAGTCAGCCCAGCAGGAGCCAGTGCTGCAGCAATTGA